In a single window of the Paramisgurnus dabryanus chromosome 23, PD_genome_1.1, whole genome shotgun sequence genome:
- the LOC135781022 gene encoding CD209 antigen-like protein C has product MSSNKKCFHLSDKDSVARKREVRSVKWIKVLLIVVGVSLVFALGVICALSLLYAGKFGLSVKVKDCLYSCTEFSGSSCKLCEEGWTPHGGKCYFFSSVNKTWFEARDLCAGLKAHLVTINSKAVHGFLVSKIKETHWIGLNDQKTEGRWVWLNDQTLEETGVKFWFSNQPDNWTGDNPSGEDCVCLGFNREFLKSWFDASCKYKKKFICEKKFIAL; this is encoded by the exons ATGTCTTCAAACAAAAAGTGCTTTCATTTATCAG ATAAGGACTCTGTCGCCCGTAAAAGAGAAGTCAGATCTGTTAAATGGATTAAAGTTCTTCTGATAGTTGTTGGTGTTTCTCTTGTTTTTGCTCTGGGTGTCATCTGTGCTCTCAGTTTACTCT ATGCGGGTAAATTCGGACTGTCAGTCAAAGTTAAAGACTGTCTGTACTCTTGTACTG AATTCAGTGGTTCATCTTGTAAGCTTTGTGAAGAGGGCTGGACACCACACGGTGGAAAGTGTTATTTCTTCTCTTCTGTAAATAAGACTTGGTTTGAGGCTCGTGATTTATGTGCTGGATTAAAAGCTCATCTGGTCACCATCAACAGCAAAGCTGTACAT GGTTTCCTGGTGTCTAAAATTAAAGAGACTCACTGGATCGGTCTTAATGATCAGAAGACTGAAGGTCGATGGGTTTGGTTGAATGATCAAACTCTTGAAGAGACCGGAGTAAA GTTCTGGTTCAGTAACCAGCCGGATAACTGGACTGGAGATAATCCATCTGGAGAGGACTGTGTCTGTCTGGGATTTAACCGTGAATTTTTAAAATCTTGGTTTGATGCATCTTGCAAATACAAGAAAAAGTTCAtctgtgaaaaaaaattcattgcACTTTAG